One segment of Pristis pectinata isolate sPriPec2 chromosome 3, sPriPec2.1.pri, whole genome shotgun sequence DNA contains the following:
- the LOC127567795 gene encoding ras-related protein Rab-32-like: protein MAGTRSSSMVSTEHLFKVLVIGELGVGKTSLIKRYIHQLFSQNYRATIGVDFALKVLHWNSSTLIRLQLWDIAGQERFGNMTRVYYKEAVGAIVVFDVSRRSTFDAVLKWKNDLDKNVKLPNGEPIPSVLLANKCDQQWDGLENDPATMDRYCKDNGFVTWFQTSAKDNINVDEAMQFLVGNILAIDCIHLSEDNNADDKIKLSEFTEEPENKSQCC from the exons ATGGCGGGCACCAGGAGCAGCAGCATGGTCAGCACCGAGCATCTGTTCAAGGTGCTGGTGATCGGGGAGCTGGGCGTGGGCAAGACCAGCCTCATCAAGCGCTACATCCACCAGCTCTTCTCGCAGAACTACCGCGCCACCATCGGCGTAGACTTCGCCCTGAAGGTCTTGCACTGGAATTCGAGCACTCTGATCCGCCTCCAGCTCTGGGACATCGCAG GTCAAGAACGATTCGGCAACATGACAAGGGTTTATTACAAAGAAGCAGTTGGAGCTATTGTAGTCTTTGATGTGTCCCGGCGTTCAACGTTTGACGCAGTTCTGAAATGGAAAAacgacttggacaaaaatgtgaaGCTGCCCAATGGGGAGCCAATCCCTTCCGTGCTCTTAGCAAACAAGTGCGATCAGCAGTGGGATGGTTTGGAGAACGATCCAGCAACAATGGACCGCTACTGCAAGGATAATGGCTTTGTAACTTGGTTTCAGACTTCGGCAAAG GACAACATAAATGTTGATGAAGCCATGCAATTTTTGGTGGGGAATATTCTGGCCATCGATTGCATCCATCTATCAGAGGACAACAATGCAGATGATAAAATTAAATTATCAGAGTTTACTGAGGAGCCTGAGAACAAATCACAGTGCTGCTAA